From Methanococcus maripaludis, the proteins below share one genomic window:
- a CDS encoding type 2 periplasmic-binding domain-containing protein, translated as MDFEIVEYDTPIELYNDLNNGKIDATISEMDNFKVSSYMNQLDLIDTLEILYSGIAVNKDNKELLHEMDRILLELETEGYIEELKQEWSN; from the coding sequence ATGGATTTTGAAATAGTTGAATATGATACCCCGATAGAACTGTATAACGATTTAAATAACGGAAAAATTGATGCAACCATATCTGAAATGGATAATTTTAAAGTTTCAAGTTATATGAATCAGTTAGACCTAATTGATACTTTAGAAATTCTTTATTCAGGAATTGCAGTAAATAAAGACAATAAAGAATTATTGCATGAAATGGACAGAATATTACTCGAACTGGAAACAGAAGGATACATTGAAGAATTAAAACAGGAATGGTCAAATTAA
- a CDS encoding DEAD/DEAH box helicase, whose protein sequence is MESFKNLGLSDEILEALEKKGFTNPTPIQEQAIPILIEGKRDIVGQAQTGTGKTAAFGIPILETIDEHSRNTQALILAPTRELAIQVAEEIDSIKGSKRLNVFPVYGGQSIDRQIRELRRGVQIVVGTPGRILDHISRRTIKLENVSYVVLDEADEMLNMGFIDDVEEILKSVSTDKRMLLFSATLPDSIMKLAKNYMREYDIIKVKRQQLTTTLTDQSFYEIHSRDKFELLSRIIDTEKEFYGLIFCKTKADVDEVANRLNEKGYAAEGLHGDMTQAQREKTLDKFKGKKINVLVATDVAARGIDINDLTHVVNFDIPQNPESYVHRIGRTGRAGKQGYAITFVEPSEFRKFKYIQKIAKTEIKREEVPDVKDIISAKKIKIISGIKEVLESGKYADCEKMASDLLEDADPQEVLSAVLKYALKDELSESNYKKIGRGSQRSERSGRNDSRGRRSFAPGENVRLFVALGKLDKMNPKKLVDHISRKSDVKGRDIDDVKVFEKFSFVTVSSSDAEIILDSFKNERRGRRSIIEVASGN, encoded by the coding sequence ATGGAAAGTTTTAAAAATTTAGGTCTATCTGACGAGATATTAGAAGCATTAGAAAAGAAAGGCTTCACAAACCCAACCCCTATTCAGGAACAAGCAATTCCTATTTTAATTGAAGGAAAAAGAGATATTGTCGGCCAAGCTCAAACAGGTACTGGAAAAACCGCAGCATTTGGTATTCCTATTTTAGAAACAATTGACGAACACTCAAGGAACACGCAAGCACTTATTTTAGCACCTACAAGAGAACTCGCAATACAAGTTGCAGAAGAAATCGATTCAATCAAAGGTTCAAAAAGATTGAATGTTTTCCCGGTATACGGCGGTCAATCAATTGATAGACAGATAAGAGAATTAAGAAGAGGAGTTCAGATTGTTGTTGGAACTCCTGGAAGGATCCTCGACCACATCTCAAGAAGAACAATAAAACTTGAAAACGTTTCATATGTAGTTTTAGATGAAGCTGACGAAATGTTAAACATGGGATTCATTGACGATGTTGAAGAAATCTTAAAATCAGTAAGCACTGACAAAAGAATGCTTTTATTCTCAGCAACACTTCCTGATAGTATCATGAAACTTGCTAAAAATTACATGAGAGAATACGACATTATCAAAGTTAAAAGACAGCAGCTTACAACTACTTTAACCGACCAATCATTCTATGAAATTCACTCAAGAGATAAATTTGAATTACTTTCAAGAATCATTGACACGGAAAAAGAATTTTACGGTTTAATTTTCTGTAAAACAAAAGCAGACGTTGACGAAGTTGCAAACAGATTGAATGAGAAAGGGTATGCTGCAGAAGGTCTTCACGGGGACATGACCCAAGCTCAAAGAGAAAAAACACTCGACAAATTTAAAGGAAAGAAAATCAACGTTCTCGTAGCAACTGATGTTGCAGCAAGAGGAATTGATATCAACGATTTAACACACGTTGTAAACTTTGATATTCCACAAAATCCTGAATCATACGTCCACAGAATTGGAAGAACAGGCCGAGCTGGAAAACAAGGTTATGCAATTACATTTGTTGAACCTTCAGAATTTAGGAAGTTTAAATACATCCAAAAAATTGCAAAAACTGAAATTAAAAGAGAAGAAGTTCCTGATGTTAAAGATATAATCAGTGCTAAAAAAATAAAAATCATTTCCGGAATAAAAGAAGTTTTAGAATCTGGAAAATACGCTGATTGCGAAAAAATGGCTTCTGATTTATTAGAAGATGCAGATCCTCAAGAAGTTCTTTCAGCAGTTTTAAAATATGCTTTAAAAGATGAATTAAGTGAATCAAACTACAAAAAAATTGGAAGAGGTTCACAAAGATCTGAAAGATCTGGAAGAAATGACAGCAGAGGAAGAAGATCTTTCGCACCTGGTGAAAACGTAAGACTCTTTGTAGCTTTAGGTAAACTTGATAAAATGAACCCTAAAAAATTAGTGGATCACATTTCAAGAAAATCCGATGTTAAAGGAAGAGACATCGACGATGTAAAAGTATTTGAGAAATTTTCCTTTGTAACTGTATCTTCAAGCGATGCAGAAATAATTCTTGATTCATTCAAGAACGAAAGAAGAGGAAGAAGATCAATAATCGAAGTTGCAAGCGGCAACTAA
- a CDS encoding transcriptional regulator — protein MLIETLGKKHVREILDLLNFHERVYFGEICEHVAINKGNLSKILNLLVSFKILKKEEEEEGKKLNKTYYSLTDFGKEAYSLYDIEKEIENKYSFE, from the coding sequence ATGTTAATTGAAACCCTTGGAAAAAAACACGTTCGAGAAATCTTAGATTTGTTAAATTTCCACGAAAGAGTTTATTTTGGTGAAATCTGCGAACATGTTGCAATCAATAAGGGTAACTTAAGTAAAATTTTAAATTTGCTTGTTAGTTTTAAGATTTTGAAAAAGGAAGAAGAAGAGGAAGGTAAAAAATTAAATAAAACGTACTATTCACTTACGGATTTTGGAAAAGAGGCGTATTCTCTTTATGACATTGAAAAAGAAATTGAAAATAAGTATTCTTTTGAATAA
- a CDS encoding tyrosine-type recombinase/integrase encodes MTRHYCKDWLTKDELKLFIDTVDSKEHKLFFKMLYGMALRVSELLTIEVKNINLNEGVCKLLDTKTENFQICVIPEWLNEDIFGHIVDNNLKDDDRLFKFKNRTYAWELVKKYTKDAKIHKEFSTHTFRRSRALHLLNDGVPLEKVSKYLRHKSINTTMHYLKITVDDIKKELVKIGDWYDL; translated from the coding sequence ATGACAAGGCACTATTGCAAAGACTGGCTTACAAAAGACGAGTTAAAACTATTTATCGATACGGTAGACTCAAAAGAACACAAACTGTTCTTTAAAATGCTCTATGGAATGGCACTCAGGGTCTCAGAACTCTTAACAATTGAAGTAAAAAACATAAATTTAAACGAAGGCGTTTGTAAATTACTGGACACTAAAACTGAAAACTTCCAAATCTGCGTTATTCCAGAGTGGTTAAATGAAGATATTTTCGGACATATCGTCGATAACAATTTAAAAGATGATGACAGACTTTTTAAGTTTAAAAACCGGACATACGCGTGGGAACTCGTTAAAAAGTATACTAAAGATGCTAAAATCCATAAAGAATTTTCAACACACACATTTAGAAGAAGTAGGGCCCTACACCTGTTAAATGACGGAGTTCCGCTTGAAAAAGTGAGTAAATATTTACGACACAAGTCAATAAACACCACTATGCACTATCTGAAAATTACCGTTGACGACATTAAAAAGGAACTTGTAAAAATTGGAGACTGGTACGACCTTTAA
- a CDS encoding ABC transporter substrate-binding protein has translation MKKICFVMTIVLILAISACISLPSEKMTIENGTLTVGVFKHAPPAVYEQNGELIGFEVDLISEIAKRMNLNVKFKEYMFSNLLNAVANNEIDCAISDISISPEREKIVSFTRAYSHTELVVLVRKESGIQTITDLNGKKIGVVD, from the coding sequence ATGAAAAAGATATGTTTTGTAATGACAATCGTACTGATTTTAGCAATTTCGGCATGTATTTCACTCCCGTCTGAAAAAATGACTATTGAAAATGGAACATTAACTGTAGGAGTATTCAAACATGCTCCCCCTGCCGTTTATGAGCAGAATGGAGAACTGATAGGATTTGAAGTTGATTTAATTTCAGAAATTGCAAAAAGAATGAATTTAAATGTTAAATTTAAAGAATACATGTTTTCTAACCTTTTAAATGCTGTAGCAAATAATGAAATCGATTGTGCAATATCGGACATTTCAATATCTCCTGAAAGGGAAAAAATAGTGAGTTTTACAAGGGCCTATTCGCATACCGAACTGGTAGTACTGGTTAGAAAAGAAAGTGGCATCCAAACAATCACTGATTTAAATGGTAAAAAAATTGGTGTTGTTGATTAG
- a CDS encoding transcriptional regulator, with the protein MSILKLLSKKHVENILKLLNESGELYVQQINDEVKINKSNLSQLLQELQDNGFVSKRIDEDTAKNLPKSYFKLTEKGKKALNVYEMIEEL; encoded by the coding sequence ATGTCTATTTTAAAATTACTTTCAAAGAAACACGTGGAGAATATTTTAAAACTCTTAAACGAGAGTGGGGAATTGTACGTTCAGCAAATAAATGATGAAGTTAAAATTAATAAAAGTAATTTAAGCCAGCTTTTACAAGAATTGCAGGATAATGGTTTTGTTTCAAAAAGAATTGACGAAGATACTGCTAAGAATTTGCCAAAAAGTTATTTTAAATTGACCGAAAAAGGAAAAAAAGCTTTAAACGTTTATGAAATGATTGAAGAATTATAA
- a CDS encoding tetratricopeptide repeat protein, producing MDYESNKKYVEERLDSIKPYFENTKHIYPLIFDCIFSAAGIPPFAAITVASLDTYYKLTEKNSAAEKTEELLNSIYNKTLNVTDPELQNYIQKIHETLTQGLRKIDSSLGELNDNIQTGNEYQCEMTETLKEILNDLKKHGMIHITEKIDSSLAQSYDISKLKESYYSAITSGGEWLPIIKDLDIKRSQLDNVKDLIRSGNCVIITGNSGDGKTEFIKRLSYDMKDEMDIYVQNTHSLNLDNAIYELKKLTSDKRILLCIDNASSINNLWEAIDQIPSNFSVIMAEQKITWDNYLDNLNRSLPHNLKEIKLEITKIDIENCFLKVIPKRLSHICGRLANGLYESGVKGSISPWILIVTGINSLKLSRDMRNVSSRNIKAKIINNINNYFKKSKNSGKFSLILPIMILKLYDIDYSKNIFYEIYGHNYQQLNELMDHGHIKIDCDKITTYHPAILLPFLKDNLGNDLFYEIKKHLDNYLNKIFSKGEKLRYQDVLYPIGSNCIHNTNRLKTGFIDQIKYGIKILKKIPEYQLDNKVLKLISEAYYKLMDYINTEKYLNDILKNNPNDYYAKYNLINLYLEKGEINKLIQSFDEIKKYPDIYKHYPVIMDLYIGKIPAVELIQYLELLYEKDPKNMNVAAALSNMYSFILNEEMTDYYLSKITIEKLKPSAISNAVSSYCQMGNYEKIDEVLKNLEKNNSKNINLCRGSYYLYKGEYREYISIINNFLTDYEHDIGFNLLNVSILYPLMDKSAIKSLDRLKKFYGLNEVLKMEYMKYYSNFGNYTEALRFFEDIITDSPDNIDAYSEVCWMYIDMGNYQKALEVSKRVYEKFPKIPEVIINHAKINAINGNILESKKCLDEYILKYGIDSLSISEITPVYYELKDYDNTLKYGLKLVDTQNDSEVLICVSDSYYEKKKYKEALELVKKLLNSIPLHIEGNLVCGKIYHKLGDIPESKKYLKKCKELCDEFNKPRIKAKLTEYVEKYPLVNVYNSSIIS from the coding sequence ATGGATTATGAATCAAATAAAAAGTACGTAGAAGAGCGGTTAGACTCCATTAAACCTTATTTTGAAAATACAAAACACATTTATCCATTAATTTTTGATTGCATATTCTCAGCAGCAGGTATACCCCCTTTTGCAGCGATAACCGTCGCTTCTTTAGACACATATTATAAATTAACGGAAAAAAATTCTGCGGCAGAAAAAACTGAAGAATTGTTAAACTCAATATATAATAAAACATTGAACGTTACAGATCCAGAACTTCAAAACTATATTCAAAAAATACATGAAACATTAACTCAAGGTTTAAGAAAAATAGACAGTAGTTTGGGTGAACTTAACGATAATATTCAAACAGGTAACGAATACCAGTGTGAAATGACTGAAACGCTTAAGGAAATACTTAATGATTTAAAAAAACATGGTATGATCCACATAACCGAAAAAATAGATTCATCATTGGCTCAAAGTTATGATATCAGTAAATTAAAAGAGTCATATTACTCTGCAATTACCTCGGGTGGAGAATGGCTACCCATAATAAAAGACTTAGATATTAAAAGATCCCAGCTAGATAATGTTAAGGATTTAATTAGAAGTGGAAACTGTGTAATTATAACAGGTAATTCGGGTGATGGAAAAACTGAGTTTATAAAAAGACTTTCTTATGATATGAAAGATGAGATGGACATATATGTTCAAAATACTCATTCATTAAATTTAGATAATGCCATTTATGAATTGAAAAAATTAACATCTGATAAAAGGATACTTTTGTGTATTGATAATGCATCATCAATAAACAATTTGTGGGAAGCTATAGATCAAATCCCGTCGAATTTTTCAGTCATTATGGCCGAACAGAAAATAACATGGGATAATTATTTAGATAACTTAAATCGATCATTACCCCACAATTTAAAAGAGATTAAATTAGAAATCACAAAAATTGATATTGAAAACTGTTTTTTAAAAGTTATCCCTAAAAGATTATCCCATATTTGTGGAAGATTAGCAAATGGATTATATGAATCAGGCGTCAAAGGATCCATATCTCCTTGGATACTTATTGTAACGGGGATAAACAGTTTAAAACTGTCTCGGGATATGCGTAATGTATCATCAAGGAATATAAAAGCCAAAATAATTAATAATATCAATAATTATTTCAAAAAATCCAAAAATTCAGGTAAATTTTCGTTAATACTTCCAATAATGATTTTAAAATTATATGACATAGATTATTCAAAAAATATTTTTTATGAAATATATGGCCATAATTATCAGCAATTAAATGAATTAATGGATCACGGACATATAAAAATAGATTGTGATAAAATTACTACCTACCACCCAGCCATTTTGCTCCCATTTCTAAAAGATAATCTTGGAAACGATTTATTTTATGAAATAAAGAAACATCTTGATAATTATTTAAATAAAATTTTTAGTAAGGGGGAAAAATTAAGGTATCAAGATGTATTGTACCCCATTGGTAGTAATTGCATACATAATACAAATAGGCTTAAGACAGGTTTTATCGACCAGATAAAATACGGAATTAAAATTTTAAAAAAGATTCCAGAATACCAGCTAGATAATAAAGTGTTAAAATTAATTTCTGAAGCATATTATAAATTAATGGATTATATTAACACTGAAAAATATCTAAATGATATTTTAAAAAATAACCCTAATGATTATTATGCCAAATATAATTTAATAAACTTATATTTGGAAAAAGGCGAAATAAATAAATTAATCCAATCTTTTGATGAAATAAAAAAGTATCCTGATATTTATAAACACTACCCTGTAATTATGGATTTATATATCGGAAAAATACCTGCCGTGGAATTAATACAGTATTTAGAATTACTTTATGAAAAAGATCCTAAAAATATGAACGTTGCAGCAGCCCTGTCCAATATGTATTCTTTTATATTAAATGAGGAAATGACCGATTATTATCTATCCAAAATAACAATTGAAAAGTTAAAACCTTCTGCAATCAGTAATGCTGTATCATCCTATTGTCAGATGGGAAACTATGAAAAAATTGATGAAGTATTAAAGAATTTAGAAAAAAATAATAGTAAAAATATCAACTTATGTCGTGGATCTTATTATTTGTATAAAGGAGAATATCGGGAATATATATCGATTATTAATAACTTTTTAACGGATTATGAACATGATATTGGTTTTAATTTACTAAATGTATCCATTTTATACCCCCTTATGGATAAATCTGCAATAAAATCGCTTGATAGACTAAAAAAGTTTTATGGCCTTAACGAAGTCTTAAAGATGGAGTATATGAAATATTACTCTAATTTTGGAAATTATACTGAAGCATTACGATTTTTTGAAGATATCATAACAGATTCTCCAGATAATATAGATGCTTATTCAGAAGTATGTTGGATGTATATAGATATGGGTAATTATCAAAAAGCGCTAGAAGTTTCCAAAAGAGTATATGAAAAATTCCCAAAAATTCCTGAAGTTATAATTAATCATGCTAAAATCAATGCAATTAATGGAAATATTTTGGAATCAAAAAAATGTTTAGATGAGTATATTTTGAAATACGGCATTGATAGTTTGTCAATTAGTGAGATTACTCCAGTTTATTATGAATTAAAAGATTATGATAATACATTAAAATATGGATTAAAATTGGTAGATACCCAAAATGACTCAGAAGTACTGATTTGTGTATCTGATAGTTATTACGAAAAGAAAAAATATAAAGAAGCACTTGAGTTAGTTAAAAAATTATTAAACTCAATACCCCTCCATATTGAAGGAAACTTGGTATGTGGAAAAATATATCATAAATTAGGCGATATTCCTGAATCAAAAAAATATTTGAAAAAGTGTAAAGAATTATGTGATGAATTTAATAAACCTCGAATTAAAGCAAAACTAACTGAATATGTCGAAAAATATCCATTAGTAAATGTTTATAATTCTTCAATCATTTCATAA